The Chloroflexi bacterium ADurb.Bin180 genomic sequence GGAGAGGCCCAGGGCCGGCACGAGATGCTCCAGGAAACGGACCTTTTTCTGGGAAGAGTCCACCAGAGTCATTTGCAAAGCAGGGCGCAGGATCTTGAGGGGCAGTCCCGGGAACCCCGCCCCAGTGCCGACATCAATGCAGAGCCGAGGGGCCTCTGCTGTTGACAGTGGTACCACGTCTGGTAGCGGCTCGGCCACTGCTATGCCTGGAGCAGGAATGGCCAGCAAGCAGGCGAGCGAATCAAGAAAGTGCTTGATCTGAACGTCCTCGTAACCGGTGACAGCAGTGAGGTTGAACTTGCTGTTCCACTCCACCAGCTTGAGGTAGTAGGTGCGAAAAGCAGCGATATGCTCGGTGGTGAGCCGCAGGCCGAGAGCTCTCGCCCCATCGCGCAGTTGATCCATCGAGAGCTCAGAAGTCAGACTATGCACCAGTACCTGCTCACCGGGGAATCTCCACACAGATGCGAAGTA encodes the following:
- the rsmG gene encoding Ribosomal RNA small subunit methyltransferase G; its protein translation is MDQLRDGARALGLRLTTEHIAAFRTYYLKLVEWNSKFNLTAVTGYEDVQIKHFLDSLACLLAIPAPGIAVAEPLPDVVPLSTAEAPRLCIDVGTGAGFPGLPLKILRPALQMTLVDSSQKKVRFLEHLVPALGLSEVDCRWGRAEELGQDPHFRERYDIVLARAVADLAELAEYCLPLCRKGGCFIASKGADVAAEIELASAAIRLLGGELHEVKTYELPGLKDPRSLVVIEKVSLTPARYPRRPGMAHKRPLSAD